In Aegilops tauschii subsp. strangulata cultivar AL8/78 chromosome 3, Aet v6.0, whole genome shotgun sequence, one genomic interval encodes:
- the LOC109740105 gene encoding LOW QUALITY PROTEIN: polyamine oxidase 1 (The sequence of the model RefSeq protein was modified relative to this genomic sequence to represent the inferred CDS: deleted 1 base in 1 codon), whose product MAEKKPRIVIVGAGIAGLSAAQQLCGAGRDKFEVVVVEAGCRAGGRVYTSEFAGHRLEMGATWVQGIVGSPVYAMAREAGALREEAADLPYERMDGFPDSVLTVAEGGDVVDADTVAKPIEDLYRGMMKAARAGEAVGGVGVEEYLRRGLRAYQAARPVGSKELEEVEEALLSMHINRERTDTSADDLGDLDLAAEGEYRDFPGDHVTIPSGYTRVVEHLVAALPPGTVRLGLGPRRLEWGETPVRLHFGDEATTTLTADHVILTVSLGVLKASIDEDVSATGAIAFDPPLPEFKREAVARLGFGVVDKLFVEVEAVETPELDGGDEQLASAAPPAFPFLHMAFLGDAAKIPWWMRGTESVCPVHAGSTVALAWFAGREATHLESLPDDEVIRALHSTLESFLPAPPRRCSGAAAGATPRWRVKRIKRSGWATDPLFLGSYSYVAVGSSGEDLDRMAEPLPSGPEAGGTPLSVLFAGGTPLSVLFAGEATHRTHYSTTHAAYLSGVREADRLLHHYR is encoded by the exons ATGGCTGAGAAGAAGCCGAGGATTGTCATAGTGGGCGCGGGCATAGCCGGACTCTCGGCGGCGCAGCAGCTATGCGGCGCGGGCCGGGACAAGTtcgaggtggtggtggtggaggctGGCTGCCGCGCTGGCGGCCGAGTATACACGTCCGAGTTCGCCGGCCATCGTCTCGAGATGGGCGCTACGTGGGTGCAGGGCATCGTCGGGAGTCCCGTGTACGCGATGGCGCGGGAAGCAGGCGCGCTCCGGGAGGAGGCCGCAGACCTCCCGTACGAGCGCATGGACGGGTTCCCTGACAGCGTCCTGACTGTCGCCGAGGGAGGCGACGTCGTCGACGCGGACACGGTGGCCAAGCCGATCGAGGACCTGTACAGGGGCATGATGAAGGCCGCCCGTGCCGGTGAGGCTGTCGGCGGAGTGGGAGTGGAGGAATACCTGCGCCGGGGGCTGCGAGCGTACCAGGCGGCGCGCCCGGTCGGTAGCAAGGAGCTGGAGGAGGTCGAGGAGGCTCTGCTTTCCATGCACATCAACCGGGAGCGCACGGACACCTCCGCCGATGATCTCGGCGACCTGGACCTCGCGGCCGAGGGCGAGTACCGCGACTTCCCCGGCGACCACGTCACGATCCCCAGCGGATACACCCGCGTGGTCGAGCACCTCGTCGCCGCGCTC CCGCCCGGTACTGTCCGCCTCGGCCTCGGCCCCCGTCGTCTCGAGTGGGGCGAAACCCCCGTGCGCCTCCACTTCGGCGATGAGGCGACGACGACGCTCACCGCTGACCATGTCATCCTCACAGTCTCGCTGGGCGTCCTCAAGGCGAGCATCGACGAGGACGTGTCCGCTACGGGCGCAATCGCCTTCGACCCGCCGCTCCCAGAGTTCAAGCGTGAGGCCGTCGCGCGGCTGGGATTCGGTGTCGTGGACAAGCTGTTCGTCGAGGTGGAGGCCGTGGAGACGCCGGAGCTGGACGGCGGCGACGAGCAGCTAGCCAGTGCGGCCCCGCCGGCTTTCCCGTTCCTGCACATGGCGTTCCTCGGAGACGCGGCGAAGATCCCGTGGTGGATGCGCGGCACCGAGTCAGTCTGCCCCGTCCACGCGGGCTCCACCGTGGCGCTCGCATGGTTCGCCGGGCGGGAGGCCACGCACCTCGAGTCGCTCCCCGACGACGAGGTCATCCGCGCGCTCCACTCCACGCTGGAATCATTCCTCCCGGCCCCACCTCGCCGCTGCAGCGGGGCAGCCGCGGGGGCGACCCCACGGTGGAGGGTGAAGAGAATCAAGAGGAGTGGGTGGGCGACGGACCCGCTGTTCCTCGGGTCCTACAGCTACGTCGCCGTCGGGTCAAGCGGCGAGGATCTCGATCGGATGGCAGAGCCGCTCCCAAGCGGGCCGGAGGCCGGTGGGACGCCGCTGAGCGTGCTGTTCGCCGGTGGGACGCCGCTGAGCGTGCTGTTCGCCGGCGAGGCGACGCACCGGACGCACTACTCGACGACGCACGCGGCCTACCTGAGCGGCGTACGGGAGGCCGACCGGCTGCTGCATCACTACCGCTGA